The Deltaproteobacteria bacterium genome has a window encoding:
- a CDS encoding polyhydroxyalkanoate synthesis regulator DNA-binding domain-containing protein: MSDAPNVPASTGTAAEPKVIKRYTNRKLYDTVESRYVTLEEIADMVKSGAEVKIVDNRTKEDLTSVTLAQIIFEEEKKTSKMPLGMLRDIIRTGGDSVQAFLAAQVAPRVEKLQAEAEHLRERFFKKEDGTIAEVPPEPEKADAKSRLSPKELMQLSTKTVEDWQRKLDDRIKAVVESMTSLPALAKDLHELEKKITELEKKIEELK; the protein is encoded by the coding sequence ATGAGCGACGCGCCCAACGTCCCGGCCAGCACCGGCACCGCCGCCGAGCCCAAGGTCATCAAGCGCTATACGAACCGCAAGCTCTACGACACCGTGGAGAGCCGGTACGTGACGCTCGAAGAGATCGCGGACATGGTGAAGAGCGGCGCGGAAGTGAAGATCGTCGACAACCGCACCAAGGAAGACCTCACCTCGGTCACCCTGGCGCAGATCATCTTCGAGGAGGAGAAGAAGACCTCCAAGATGCCGCTGGGCATGCTCCGCGACATCATCCGCACCGGCGGCGACTCGGTGCAGGCCTTCCTGGCCGCGCAGGTCGCCCCGCGCGTGGAGAAGCTCCAGGCCGAGGCTGAGCACCTGCGCGAGCGCTTCTTCAAGAAGGAAGATGGCACCATCGCTGAGGTCCCGCCCGAGCCGGAGAAGGCCGACGCCAAGAGCAGGCTTTCTCCGAAGGAGCTGATGCAGCTCTCGACGAAGACCGTCGAGGACTGGCAGCGCAAGCTCGACGACCGCATCAAGGCTGTGGTGGAGAGCATGACCTCGCTCCCCGCACTGGCGAAGGATCTCCACGAGCTCGAGAAGAAGATCACCGAGCTCGAGAAGAAGATCGAAGAGCTGAAGTAA
- the radC gene encoding DNA repair protein RadC — MVEGFNPIFGGPRVAPVVALRQQKGKPRDRLYDVGASGLGDGELLGLVLGTGAGGQSAQQTAEELLQRFDGLGGLGRAHVTDLRDEHGVGVAKAAVLAAAFELGRRSMGPHAERPRLRQAIEVDAHYRPKLAHLHNEVFHVACLDVRNRLLRDARVAQGGFAACAILPREVFAPAMREGAVGVILVHNHPSGETEPSADDLALTARLVRAGEVLGIRVVDHVIIGAGGYTSLATTGQLACAR; from the coding sequence ATGGTGGAGGGCTTCAATCCGATCTTTGGTGGGCCGCGCGTGGCGCCGGTGGTCGCGCTGCGGCAGCAGAAGGGCAAGCCGCGCGACCGGCTCTACGACGTGGGCGCTTCAGGCCTCGGCGACGGCGAGCTGCTCGGGCTGGTGCTCGGTACCGGCGCCGGCGGACAGAGCGCACAGCAGACGGCCGAAGAGCTCTTGCAGCGCTTCGATGGCCTGGGAGGTCTGGGCCGCGCGCACGTGACGGATCTGCGCGACGAGCACGGAGTCGGCGTGGCCAAGGCGGCGGTGCTCGCGGCGGCGTTCGAGCTGGGCCGGCGATCCATGGGGCCACACGCCGAGCGGCCGCGGCTCCGACAAGCGATCGAGGTCGACGCGCACTACCGGCCGAAGCTCGCGCACCTGCACAACGAGGTCTTCCACGTCGCGTGCCTGGACGTGCGCAACCGGCTGCTCCGCGACGCGCGCGTGGCCCAGGGTGGATTTGCCGCGTGCGCCATCTTGCCGCGCGAAGTGTTCGCGCCGGCGATGCGCGAGGGCGCGGTGGGGGTGATCCTCGTCCACAACCATCCGAGCGGCGAGACCGAGCCTTCGGCCGACGATCTCGCGCTCACCGCGCGGCTGGTGCGCGCCGGCGAGGTGCTCGGGATTCGGGTGGTGGACCACGTGATCATCGGCGCGGGCGGCTACACCAGCCTCGCCACCACCGGACAGCTCGCGTGCGCGCGTTGA
- a CDS encoding DUF2330 domain-containing protein produces YDAEHFPEDLVFQETGDQRNFQARYIMHEPFRGNLECEAGQQYLKQLAQRHEKEAVSLAELTGWSREEIVQKMGPDAPGAAPSDEQWYKKLWK; encoded by the coding sequence CTACGACGCCGAGCACTTCCCCGAGGACCTCGTCTTCCAGGAGACCGGCGACCAGCGCAACTTCCAGGCGCGCTACATCATGCACGAGCCCTTCCGCGGCAACCTCGAGTGCGAGGCTGGGCAGCAATACTTGAAGCAGCTCGCGCAGCGGCACGAGAAGGAAGCGGTCTCGCTGGCGGAGCTCACGGGTTGGAGTCGCGAGGAGATCGTCCAGAAGATGGGACCCGATGCGCCCGGCGCCGCGCCCTCGGATGAGCAGTGGTACAAGAAGCTCTGGAAGTAA
- the trxB gene encoding thioredoxin-disulfide reductase, with translation MASPGGTVSEQKDGVENLIIIGSGPAGWTAAVYAARANLKPMLFEGNQPGGQLTITTEVENYPGFPKGILGPELMEQFKAQAERFETRIIPEHVSKVDLKSRPFRVVAGDKTYLANALIVSSGASAKWLDVPGEQELMGRGVSGCATCDGFFFKNHHVVVIGGGDTAMEEANYLTKHASKVTVIHRRDKLRASKIMEERARANPKIEWLWNTVVTEVLATDGKVSGIKVKNLMTGTESPFHCTGVFVAIGHEPNTEFLEGQLAVDAAGYVKVRPGTTRTSVRGVFAAGDVMDSTYRQAVTAAGTGCMAAIEAERWLSHGVHLTETEW, from the coding sequence ATCGCAAGCCCCGGAGGCACCGTGAGCGAGCAGAAAGACGGCGTGGAGAACCTCATCATCATCGGCTCCGGCCCCGCCGGCTGGACGGCCGCCGTGTACGCCGCCCGCGCGAACTTGAAGCCCATGCTCTTCGAGGGCAACCAGCCCGGCGGCCAGCTCACCATCACCACCGAGGTCGAGAACTACCCCGGCTTCCCCAAGGGCATCCTCGGCCCCGAGCTGATGGAGCAGTTCAAGGCCCAGGCCGAGCGCTTCGAGACGCGCATCATCCCCGAGCACGTGAGCAAGGTGGACCTCAAGTCGCGGCCGTTCCGCGTGGTCGCCGGCGACAAGACCTACCTGGCCAACGCCCTCATCGTGAGCAGCGGCGCCTCCGCCAAGTGGCTCGATGTCCCCGGCGAGCAGGAGCTCATGGGTCGCGGCGTCTCCGGCTGCGCCACGTGCGACGGCTTCTTCTTCAAGAACCACCACGTGGTCGTCATCGGCGGCGGCGACACCGCGATGGAAGAGGCCAACTACCTCACCAAGCACGCGAGCAAGGTCACCGTGATCCACCGCCGCGACAAGCTGCGCGCGTCGAAGATCATGGAGGAGCGCGCCCGCGCCAACCCCAAGATCGAGTGGCTCTGGAACACCGTGGTCACCGAGGTGCTGGCCACCGACGGCAAGGTCTCGGGCATCAAGGTGAAGAATCTAATGACCGGCACCGAGTCGCCGTTCCACTGCACGGGCGTGTTCGTGGCCATCGGGCACGAGCCGAACACCGAGTTCCTCGAGGGCCAGCTCGCCGTCGACGCCGCGGGCTACGTGAAGGTTCGCCCGGGCACCACCCGGACCAGCGTGCGCGGCGTGTTCGCGGCCGGCGACGTGATGGACTCGACCTACCGCCAGGCGGTCACCGCCGCGGGCACGGGCTGCATGGCCGCCATCGAGGCCGAGCGCTGGCTCAGCCACGGCGTGCACCTCACCGAGACCGAGTGGTGA
- a CDS encoding DUF2330 domain-containing protein gives MVLVALAVPRPAHAFCGFYVGKAGAELYNHASKVVLVRDGKHTVLTMNNDFEGNFKDFALVVPVPTVLVKEQIHIGDKRLVDRIDNYSAPRLVEYFDEDPCEVLKYKMEGEFDMLLGGGGPAVPKPDAAIRHGVKVEAEYTVGEYDIVILSAKESDGLETWLEEQGYQIPAKASAALRPYIKQNMKFFVARVNLKEQKTTGVTYLRPIQIAYESEKFMLPIRLGMANAKGAQDMLVYTLTKNGRVESANYKTVNMPSGMDIPLYVKNDFSRFYASTFEQAHKKSDYRAVHTEYVWNANSCDPCVDEPLTPEELRGLGVYWLDDGRSSAPIITRLHVRYDAEHFPEDLVFQETGDQSNFQARYVLRHPFTGKMECTEGETYKKSLPARHAKEAEALAKLTGWDPHEIAKHMGADAPPPSDPWYKQIWK, from the coding sequence ATGGTGCTGGTTGCGCTCGCGGTGCCTCGGCCGGCCCATGCGTTCTGCGGCTTCTATGTGGGGAAGGCGGGCGCGGAGCTCTACAACCACGCGTCGAAGGTGGTGCTGGTGCGCGACGGCAAGCACACCGTGCTCACCATGAACAACGACTTCGAGGGCAACTTCAAGGATTTCGCACTCGTGGTGCCCGTGCCGACGGTGCTCGTGAAAGAGCAGATCCACATCGGCGACAAGCGATTGGTCGATCGAATTGACAATTATTCGGCGCCGCGGCTCGTCGAGTACTTCGATGAAGATCCGTGTGAAGTCCTCAAGTACAAGATGGAGGGCGAGTTCGACATGTTGCTGGGCGGCGGGGGTCCTGCCGTGCCCAAGCCCGATGCGGCAATTCGTCACGGCGTGAAGGTCGAAGCCGAGTACACGGTCGGCGAGTACGACATCGTCATCCTCTCCGCAAAGGAGAGCGACGGCCTCGAGACCTGGCTCGAGGAGCAGGGCTATCAGATTCCGGCCAAGGCCTCGGCGGCGCTGCGGCCGTACATCAAGCAGAACATGAAGTTCTTCGTCGCGCGGGTGAATCTGAAGGAGCAGAAGACCACCGGCGTGACGTACCTGCGACCCATCCAGATCGCGTACGAGAGCGAGAAGTTCATGCTCCCGATCCGCCTTGGAATGGCAAACGCGAAGGGGGCGCAGGACATGCTGGTCTACACACTCACCAAGAATGGCCGAGTGGAGAGTGCAAATTACAAGACCGTGAACATGCCCAGCGGCATGGACATCCCGCTCTATGTGAAGAACGACTTCTCACGCTTCTATGCCTCGACGTTCGAGCAGGCTCACAAGAAGTCCGACTACCGCGCGGTTCATACGGAATATGTGTGGAACGCCAACTCGTGCGATCCGTGCGTGGACGAGCCGCTCACGCCTGAGGAGCTTCGCGGTCTTGGTGTGTACTGGCTCGACGACGGCCGGAGCAGCGCGCCGATCATCACCCGGTTGCACGTGCGCTACGACGCCGAGCACTTCCCCGAGGACCTCGTGTTCCAGGAGACCGGCGACCAGTCGAACTTCCAGGCGCGCTACGTCCTGCGTCACCCGTTCACGGGGAAGATGGAGTGCACGGAGGGCGAGACGTACAAGAAGTCGCTCCCCGCTCGGCATGCAAAGGAAGCGGAGGCCCTCGCCAAGCTCACCGGCTGGGATCCGCACGAGATCGCCAAGCACATGGGCGCCGATGCGCCGCCGCCCAGCGACCCCTGGTACAAGCAGATTTGGAAGTAG
- the moaC gene encoding cyclic pyranopterin monophosphate synthase MoaC, with amino-acid sequence MKMVDVGSKEKTERVAIARGMLRMSTESLVRLRERKLEKGDALEAAKLAGVMAVKRTPDLIPLCHPIGISGAEVQLELGTDGVEIAATVRTVERTGVEMEALTAVCAAALTLYDMLKSGDRGMHLTDVRLTHKSGGKSGTFEQA; translated from the coding sequence GTGAAGATGGTGGACGTAGGTAGCAAAGAGAAGACCGAGCGCGTGGCGATCGCGCGCGGCATGCTGCGCATGTCCACCGAGAGCCTGGTGCGTCTGCGCGAGCGCAAGCTCGAGAAGGGCGACGCGCTGGAGGCCGCCAAGCTCGCCGGCGTGATGGCCGTGAAGCGCACACCGGATCTGATTCCGCTCTGCCACCCCATCGGCATCAGCGGCGCCGAGGTGCAGCTCGAGCTGGGCACGGACGGCGTGGAGATCGCGGCGACGGTTCGCACGGTCGAGCGCACCGGCGTGGAGATGGAGGCGCTGACCGCGGTTTGTGCGGCGGCGCTCACGCTCTACGACATGCTCAAGAGCGGCGACCGCGGCATGCACCTCACGGACGTGCGGCTCACGCACAAGTCCGGCGGCAAGAGCGGGACGTTCGAGCAGGCCTGA
- a CDS encoding cyclic nucleotide-binding domain-containing protein, with the protein MDIALLKKVKLFEGLNSAQLAKLAALGEERKVQAGEHLFKEGDVGAEMFIIETGRVRISKNVPGIGEEALAILEPGQYFGEMALIDDAQRSADAIVHAPVTLHVISKEALDELMFVDKEIAYILLWTFVRTLSERLRETDDKIKAFFALSSFK; encoded by the coding sequence ATGGATATTGCGCTGCTGAAGAAGGTGAAGCTCTTCGAAGGCCTCAACAGCGCCCAGCTGGCGAAGCTGGCGGCGCTCGGCGAAGAGCGCAAGGTCCAGGCGGGCGAACACCTCTTCAAGGAGGGCGACGTCGGCGCGGAGATGTTCATCATCGAGACCGGGCGGGTGCGCATCAGCAAGAACGTGCCCGGGATTGGCGAGGAGGCGCTGGCGATTCTGGAGCCGGGTCAGTACTTCGGCGAGATGGCGCTGATCGACGATGCGCAGCGCTCGGCCGACGCCATCGTGCACGCGCCGGTGACGCTGCACGTGATCTCGAAGGAAGCGCTCGACGAGCTGATGTTCGTGGACAAGGAGATCGCCTACATCCTGCTCTGGACCTTCGTGCGGACGCTGAGCGAGCGCCTCCGCGAGACGGACGACAAGATCAAGGCGTTCTTCGCGCTGAGCTCGTTCAAATAG
- a CDS encoding zinc-ribbon domain-containing protein, with protein MIVQCAACQTKFRVPDEKIGDKAVKVRCSKCQAVFGVRRAADGSALPVDLPAKPSGATLPAMPAMAPGPTESTQKSDPFAAFGPPPEAQGETTRAGIYHGGIAASRRTTTDIEVTKPGFAVNALMASKLGAPPPPAEPPLATPAPALAPPPPAPLDAGSDPFAGLAAELDAQAGKPGDPFASLNVAAAAGSANTLISSAKLQAAPAAALMQAPAPSSPTDPFASLVPFSPNEGASAPVGPPPLPSAAAPAADPFGGLDLTSPGQGGPPPTADPFANLDLSAGRPAAPTKPVADPFANVDLAEAGGKPPASAPAAAPAPASDPFAGLDLSGGATPAPAAPASDPFANLDLSVANKPAAPGPAPLPDSVTFSFESGGGGAPAAPVSAAAPAPADDFFASSPAPEPPRNTSSASMGMGMDIGMDEPVTAAGEPDRSMFELPPAPPPTAAAPAPSEPLAPAAFESQPKPGQARRLRPPTTSTKPAVPKKPLGQRVLGGVLNALFVLVVGWGSLLGYATARADWHFDPALLRPAELGKVVFGGKTAAAQLVLEDVSSGLYEISGGKTAFFVRGELTNHGKDQVPAAKAHVELLEGEKVVAQADAWAGKPLTPEQVYNLVDGSQLKALQAQQQAEAQPLAPGESRPFLAVMLDVPAEHGGRAVRIVPDLGSATAKQ; from the coding sequence ATGATCGTCCAGTGCGCCGCCTGCCAGACGAAGTTCCGCGTCCCGGACGAGAAGATCGGCGACAAGGCGGTGAAGGTCCGCTGCAGCAAGTGCCAGGCGGTCTTCGGCGTTCGGCGCGCGGCCGACGGCTCGGCGCTCCCCGTGGATCTCCCCGCCAAGCCCAGCGGCGCCACGTTGCCCGCCATGCCGGCGATGGCGCCCGGCCCCACCGAATCGACGCAGAAGTCGGATCCGTTCGCCGCGTTCGGGCCGCCGCCCGAGGCCCAGGGCGAGACCACCCGCGCCGGCATCTACCACGGGGGCATCGCCGCCTCGCGCCGGACGACCACCGACATCGAGGTCACCAAGCCGGGCTTCGCGGTGAACGCGCTCATGGCCTCGAAGCTGGGCGCGCCGCCGCCGCCTGCCGAGCCGCCGCTCGCCACGCCTGCGCCCGCGCTGGCCCCGCCGCCGCCCGCGCCGCTCGATGCAGGCTCGGATCCGTTCGCGGGCCTCGCCGCGGAGCTCGACGCCCAGGCGGGTAAGCCAGGCGATCCGTTCGCGTCGCTCAACGTCGCTGCGGCTGCGGGTTCGGCGAACACGCTCATCTCCTCCGCCAAGCTCCAGGCGGCTCCGGCCGCGGCCTTGATGCAGGCGCCCGCGCCAAGCTCGCCCACGGATCCCTTCGCGAGCCTGGTGCCGTTCTCGCCGAACGAGGGCGCCAGCGCGCCGGTGGGTCCGCCGCCTCTGCCTTCTGCGGCGGCGCCGGCCGCGGATCCGTTCGGCGGCTTGGACCTCACGTCGCCGGGCCAGGGCGGTCCGCCCCCGACCGCGGATCCGTTTGCCAACCTGGATCTCTCGGCGGGGCGGCCAGCCGCGCCCACCAAGCCCGTCGCGGATCCGTTCGCCAACGTGGACCTCGCCGAGGCCGGAGGGAAGCCGCCAGCATCGGCTCCAGCTGCTGCGCCCGCGCCGGCGTCGGATCCTTTCGCGGGGCTCGACTTGTCTGGCGGCGCCACGCCTGCGCCGGCTGCCCCGGCGTCGGATCCGTTTGCGAACCTGGATCTGTCGGTGGCCAACAAGCCGGCCGCACCGGGTCCCGCGCCGCTGCCAGACTCCGTGACCTTCTCCTTCGAGAGCGGCGGCGGTGGCGCGCCGGCAGCGCCCGTCTCTGCGGCCGCGCCCGCGCCAGCCGACGACTTCTTCGCCAGCAGCCCAGCCCCGGAGCCACCCAGGAACACGAGCTCGGCCAGCATGGGCATGGGCATGGACATCGGTATGGACGAGCCCGTGACCGCCGCGGGCGAGCCCGACCGCTCGATGTTCGAGCTCCCGCCCGCGCCACCGCCGACGGCTGCTGCGCCCGCTCCCAGCGAGCCGCTCGCGCCCGCGGCCTTCGAGTCGCAACCCAAGCCAGGCCAGGCGCGCCGGCTGCGGCCGCCCACCACGTCCACCAAGCCGGCCGTGCCCAAGAAGCCGCTCGGTCAGCGGGTGCTGGGCGGCGTGCTCAACGCGCTCTTCGTGCTCGTCGTCGGCTGGGGGAGCCTGCTGGGCTACGCCACCGCGCGCGCCGATTGGCACTTCGATCCCGCGCTGCTGCGGCCGGCCGAGCTGGGGAAGGTGGTGTTCGGCGGCAAGACCGCGGCGGCGCAGCTGGTGCTGGAGGACGTGTCCAGCGGGCTGTACGAGATCTCCGGCGGCAAGACAGCCTTCTTCGTCCGCGGCGAGCTGACGAACCACGGCAAGGACCAGGTGCCCGCTGCCAAGGCGCACGTCGAGCTGCTCGAGGGCGAGAAGGTGGTGGCCCAGGCCGACGCGTGGGCCGGCAAGCCGCTCACGCCGGAGCAGGTCTACAACCTCGTCGATGGCTCGCAGCTCAAGGCGCTTCAGGCGCAGCAGCAGGCCGAGGCGCAGCCGCTGGCGCCGGGCGAGTCGCGGCCGTTCCTGGCGGTGATGCTCGATGTGCCCGCGGAGCACGGCGGGCGCGCGGTGCGCATCGTGCCGGATCTCGGATCCGCGACGGCTAAACAGTAG